CGGGGAGCGGTTATTCGGTCAATCTCACCGCTACGCAAACGAATATACCCGCCGGGGGTCAAACGACCCTGATCGCCTCGGTGAAAGATGCCCAGGGGAATCCGGTTAATGATTCGACGTCCGGTGCGGTTACCTTTACATCTTCATTAGGAGCTACTTTTCCGATAAATACAGGTATTATAAGCGGCGGGGTCTCTACCTCCACCTACACGGCACCGGCCTCCGGTAGCGCTACCATCCCCGGTGTGGATCAGGTCACGGCCTCCTATCGGGGGGCCTTTGCTTACGTCAGTATTTTCGTTTTTAAGCCATAAGATGATTCAAGGTTCAAGGTTCAAGGTTCAAGGTTCAAGGTTCAAGGATTTATCCTTTATAACCTTTATAACCTTTTCTTTTTTATTCCTGCTACCCCTTTTTGTTGCCTCAGCCCAGCCCCTGAAGCCCGAGCAGGCCTTTTCCCTTCAAGCCAGGGCATTAAAACCAGATCTTATTGAAGTCCGTTTTCAGATAGCCCCGGGACACTATCTTTACCGGGATAAAATGAAATTTGCCATTGAACCGTCCCAAATAAAGCTTGGCCCCCCCCAATTCCCGGCCGGTCAGGTCAAAGAAGACCCGGCCTTTGGACGGACCGAAATTTTTCGCGGCGAATCGGCCATTATGATCCCCATGATCCCGGTTACTTCAGCCGGGGAGCCGATAACCCTGGCCATAACCTACCAGGGGTGTTCGGATGCCGGCCTTTGTTATCCGCCAAAGACCCAAAAGGTCCGGTTGGCCCTGGCCCCCCTTCCTTCAGCCTCCTCTAACGGGCGGGGTATCAACCCGCCATTACCGGGTGCCGGAGTGGTTACGGAGACATCCGAAATCGCCCGGCTGTTCGGGACCGGTAACTTTTTCTGGATCATTTTAAGCTTCTTCGGGTTTGGTCTTTTGCTTTCTTTAACCCCTTGTGTTTTTCCCATGATCCCGATTATATCCGGGATCATTGTCGCTCAAGGCAAAGACCTGACCAAAAAGCGGGCCTTTTCCCTTTCGCTCACTTATGTGATGGGCATGGCCTTGACCTATTCGGCGGCCGGTGTTGCCGCCGGCTTCTCCGGCCGGTTGATTGCGGTGGCCCTTCAAAATCCCTGGGTTCTGAGCGCCTTTGCCCTGGTTTTTATCTTTCTGGCCTTTTCGATGTTCGGCTTCTATGAACTGCAGGTCCCCAGTTTTATTCAAAGCAAATTTTCAGCCGCATCCAACCGTTGCACGGCCGGGACTTGTACCGGGGTCTTCCTTATGGGCTTGCTTTCAGCTATTATTATCGGCCCCTGCATTACCGCTCCCTTAGCCGGGGCCTTGCTTTATATCGGTCAGACCAATAGTGTCTGGCTGGGTGGCTCGGCCTTATTTTCATTGTCCCTGGGTATGGGTGTCCCCCTGTTGATTATCGGCACCTCGGCCGGGGCCTTATTGCCCAGGGCCGGGACCTGG
The nucleotide sequence above comes from Deltaproteobacteria bacterium. Encoded proteins:
- the dsbD gene encoding protein-disulfide reductase DsbD, yielding MIQGSRFKVQGSRFKDLSFITFITFSFLFLLPLFVASAQPLKPEQAFSLQARALKPDLIEVRFQIAPGHYLYRDKMKFAIEPSQIKLGPPQFPAGQVKEDPAFGRTEIFRGESAIMIPMIPVTSAGEPITLAITYQGCSDAGLCYPPKTQKVRLALAPLPSASSNGRGINPPLPGAGVVTETSEIARLFGTGNFFWIILSFFGFGLLLSLTPCVFPMIPIISGIIVAQGKDLTKKRAFSLSLTYVMGMALTYSAAGVAAGFSGRLIAVALQNPWVLSAFALVFIFLAFSMFGFYELQVPSFIQSKFSAASNRCTAGTCTGVFLMGLLSAIIIGPCITAPLAGALLYIGQTNSVWLGGSALFSLSLGMGVPLLIIGTSAGALLPRAGTWMNAVKAFFGVLLIAVALWLVSPVLPETLPMFLWGALLIICSIYLSALDPLPRPSNGFIKFQKGVGIIALILGAALLIGAMMGGRDLLQPLSGIGHQSAPVSDQKNPASPAAGLSFERITDLNQLDVYLKKSRGQMIMLDVSADWCTACKEMEYSTFRDPQVIEKVKGLKLLKADVTQSNEASIAFLKKFGLFGPPAVLFFDQAGKEIPETRVIGFHKAGDFTTILDKVRAR